One part of the Mesomycoplasma conjunctivae genome encodes these proteins:
- a CDS encoding site-specific DNA-methyltransferase gives MDPPYNTDKSSEEGNQFYSEKDDIKASKFIYRDKFSRNGWLNMMNERLKMARSLLKDDGVIFVSIDDNEQAYLKVLMDEIFGEENFVANLVWQKKNTGGGSDKSKIEVETEFVICYSKNNQAIWNSHPINKERYIFEDEYINERGKYYLIDLDHVSSSSSFQYSVSLDYEIQAPDGSMFKNYRNIINPMSYRYTLGKDLFDFSFNNGFIEIQQKKAKDGTKYWKAYRKVYEKVTIKREKPYQIIPRVKGKNFSNLISDVKITTSNGKRNLISIIQNKDFAFPKPVKLIKYIINLISNKNARILDFFAGSGTTAHAVLELNREDGGNRSFTIVTNDENGIGTNICYERIYRINNGMGTKGESFNWAQKNQPFKANLNVFKTQYFDTSIISKQNDLIKKTYLELLKDFNIKDINENNINQQSILVSLTALKPVKKGE, from the coding sequence ATTGACCCTCCATACAATACAGATAAATCAAGTGAAGAAGGCAATCAATTTTACAGTGAAAAAGATGATATAAAAGCATCTAAATTTATTTATCGCGACAAATTTAGTCGCAATGGCTGGCTGAATATGATGAACGAGCGATTAAAAATGGCTCGCTCATTATTAAAAGATGATGGTGTTATCTTTGTTTCAATTGATGACAATGAGCAAGCATATTTAAAAGTCTTAATGGACGAAATTTTTGGTGAAGAAAACTTTGTTGCTAATTTAGTGTGACAAAAGAAAAATACTGGTGGTGGCTCTGATAAATCGAAAATTGAAGTAGAAACAGAGTTTGTAATTTGTTATTCAAAAAATAACCAAGCAATTTGAAATAGTCACCCAATCAATAAAGAACGTTATATATTTGAAGATGAATACATTAATGAACGCGGAAAATATTATTTGATTGATTTGGACCATGTTTCTTCTTCGAGTTCTTTTCAATATTCCGTGTCGCTGGATTATGAGATTCAGGCTCCAGATGGCTCAATGTTTAAAAATTACAGAAATATAATAAATCCAATGTCTTATCGTTATACCTTAGGTAAAGATTTGTTTGATTTTTCTTTCAATAATGGCTTTATCGAAATACAACAAAAAAAAGCAAAAGATGGAACTAAATATTGAAAAGCATATAGAAAAGTTTATGAAAAAGTCACTATCAAAAGAGAAAAACCTTATCAAATTATCCCTAGAGTAAAAGGTAAAAACTTCTCAAATTTAATTAGCGATGTAAAAATAACTACAAGCAATGGAAAAAGAAATTTAATTTCAATAATTCAAAATAAAGACTTTGCTTTTCCCAAGCCAGTAAAACTAATTAAATATATAATCAATTTAATATCTAACAAAAATGCTCGTATTTTAGACTTTTTTGCCGGTTCAGGCACTACAGCACACGCTGTTTTAGAACTTAACCGCGAAGATGGCGGAAATAGAAGTTTTACAATTGTAACTAATGATGAAAATGGCATTGGTACAAATATTTGTTATGAACGAATTTACCGAATCAACAATGGAATGGGCACAAAAGGCGAAAGTTTTAATTGAGCACAAAAAAATCAACCCTTTAAAGCCAATCTAAATGTGTTTAAAACGCAGTATTTTGACACATCAATAATAAGCAAGCAAAACGATTTAATTAAAAAAACTTATTTAGAATTATTGAAAGACTTTAATATCAAAGATATTAATGAAAATAATATTAATCAACAAAGTATTCTTGTATCTTTAACAGCACTTAAACCTGTTAAAAAAGGAGAATAA
- the fusA gene encoding elongation factor G, which yields MARQFDLKDYRNIGIMAHIDAGKTTTTERILFHTGKIHKIGETHDGVSQMDWMEQEKERGITITSAATTAFWKGKRINIIDTPGHVDFTVEVERSLRVLDGAVAVLDAQSGVEPQTETVWRQATNYGVPRVVYVNKMDKAGANFEASIESVRTKLNGNARAIQLNIGSEADFNGIIDLVELKAYSYNGEKEEEEFEIAIPSDLLDKAKIMRQELIEAVADFDEELMNDVLEEKEISIQALKAAIRKATITAQFFPVVCGTSFKNKGVKKMIDAVIDYLPSPLDVPAVKAFRDDEEINIAASDDEEFSALAFKIMNDPFVGSLTFFRVYSGVLNKGTYIINSTKGKKERVGRILAMHANSREEIEEVRTGDIGAFVGLKETTTGDSLISEKSKKFVLEKMTFPEPVISQALEPATKAEVEKLATGLQKLANEDPTFKTWTDNETGQTIIAGMGELHLDIIVDRLKREFNVNAKVGKPQVSYRETITKIADVEGKHIKQSGGRGQYGHVWIKFEPNPDGGFEFIDKIVGGKIPKEYIKSIQKGLEEKMEAGILAGYPMINVKATLFDGSFHEVDSSEMAFKIAASKALSKARDAVGTVLLEPIMDVSVFVPAEYSGDVMGDLSRRRGQVKEQETRSDGANIIRASVPLAEMFGYSTQLRSMTSGRGTYQMQFDFYEVTPKQISDTIVKQRAIKSDED from the coding sequence ATGGCAAGACAATTTGATTTAAAAGACTATCGTAATATTGGAATTATGGCACACATTGATGCCGGAAAAACAACAACAACTGAGCGAATTTTGTTTCACACAGGTAAAATTCACAAAATTGGTGAAACTCACGATGGGGTTAGCCAAATGGACTGAATGGAACAAGAAAAAGAACGTGGAATTACTATTACTTCAGCAGCGACTACCGCTTTTTGAAAAGGTAAAAGAATTAACATCATTGATACTCCAGGACACGTTGATTTTACAGTCGAAGTTGAGCGTTCTTTAAGAGTTCTCGATGGAGCAGTTGCTGTCCTCGATGCCCAATCAGGTGTTGAACCACAAACTGAGACCGTTTGAAGACAAGCTACCAATTATGGAGTTCCGCGGGTAGTCTATGTTAATAAAATGGACAAAGCAGGAGCCAATTTTGAAGCTTCTATTGAATCTGTGCGCACAAAATTAAACGGAAATGCTCGAGCAATTCAATTAAATATTGGCTCCGAGGCTGACTTCAATGGAATTATCGATTTAGTTGAGCTCAAAGCTTATAGCTACAATGGTGAAAAAGAAGAAGAAGAATTTGAAATTGCAATTCCTTCTGACTTATTAGATAAAGCTAAAATCATGCGTCAAGAATTAATTGAAGCAGTTGCTGACTTTGATGAAGAGTTGATGAATGATGTCTTAGAAGAAAAAGAAATTAGTATTCAAGCTTTAAAAGCTGCAATTCGAAAAGCAACTATTACTGCACAATTTTTCCCAGTAGTTTGTGGAACTTCCTTTAAAAATAAAGGTGTTAAGAAAATGATTGATGCTGTTATCGATTATTTACCTTCACCACTTGATGTGCCTGCAGTTAAAGCTTTCCGTGATGATGAAGAAATCAACATTGCGGCTAGCGATGATGAAGAATTTTCAGCACTAGCTTTTAAAATTATGAATGACCCTTTTGTTGGATCACTAACATTTTTTAGAGTTTACTCCGGAGTTTTAAACAAAGGAACATATATAATTAATTCGACCAAAGGTAAAAAAGAACGTGTTGGAAGAATTTTGGCCATGCATGCCAACTCACGTGAAGAAATTGAAGAAGTACGCACTGGTGATATTGGAGCTTTTGTTGGTCTCAAAGAGACTACTACCGGAGACTCACTGATTTCTGAAAAGAGTAAAAAATTTGTTTTAGAAAAAATGACTTTCCCAGAACCTGTGATTTCACAAGCACTTGAGCCAGCGACCAAAGCTGAAGTGGAAAAATTGGCTACCGGACTACAAAAATTAGCAAACGAAGATCCAACATTTAAAACTTGAACTGACAATGAAACAGGGCAAACTATTATTGCTGGAATGGGTGAGCTTCACTTAGATATCATCGTTGATCGTCTTAAAAGAGAATTTAATGTCAATGCTAAAGTTGGAAAACCTCAAGTTAGTTACCGTGAGACAATTACCAAAATTGCCGATGTTGAAGGAAAACACATCAAACAATCAGGTGGACGTGGACAATACGGTCATGTTTGAATTAAATTTGAGCCAAATCCAGATGGTGGATTTGAATTTATTGACAAGATTGTTGGTGGAAAAATTCCTAAAGAATACATCAAATCAATTCAAAAAGGACTTGAGGAAAAAATGGAAGCTGGAATTCTTGCTGGCTACCCAATGATCAATGTCAAAGCTACCCTCTTTGATGGTTCATTCCACGAAGTCGACTCTTCCGAAATGGCCTTTAAAATTGCAGCTTCTAAAGCTTTATCAAAAGCTAGAGATGCAGTAGGAACTGTGCTTTTAGAACCAATTATGGATGTCTCTGTTTTTGTTCCTGCAGAATATTCTGGAGATGTTATGGGAGACTTATCACGGCGTAGAGGACAAGTAAAAGAACAAGAAACTCGCTCTGATGGTGCAAATATTATTAGAGCAAGTGTGCCACTTGCGGAAATGTTTGGTTATTCTACCCAACTTCGTTCTATGACTTCAGGACGGGGAACTTACCAAATGCAATTTGATTTCTACGAAGTAACACCAAAACAAATTAGTGATACTATTGTAAAACAAAGAGCAATTAAATCTGACGAAGATTAA
- the rpsL gene encoding 30S ribosomal protein S12 yields MPTISQLAKGARVKKVGKSKVPALNLIFNSLHKKELKLSAPFKRGVCTRVATMTPKKPNSALRKYARVKLSNGMEVNAYIPGEGHNLQEHSVVLIRGGKVKDLPGIRYHIVRGTQDTTGVAKRAQGRSKYGTKRPKESK; encoded by the coding sequence ATGCCAACAATATCACAATTAGCTAAAGGTGCTAGAGTTAAAAAAGTTGGAAAATCCAAAGTTCCAGCACTTAATTTAATATTTAACTCATTGCACAAAAAAGAACTAAAACTTTCTGCTCCTTTTAAAAGAGGAGTATGTACTAGGGTGGCAACAATGACACCAAAAAAACCTAACTCAGCTCTTCGTAAATATGCAAGGGTAAAATTATCTAATGGAATGGAAGTCAACGCTTATATTCCAGGTGAAGGTCATAATTTACAAGAGCACTCTGTTGTTCTAATTAGAGGTGGAAAAGTTAAAGACTTACCAGGTATTCGTTACCACATAGTTAGAGGTACTCAAGATACAACTGGTGTTGCTAAAAGAGCACAAGGTAGATCTAAATACGGAACAAAAAGACCAAAAGAATCTAAATAA
- a CDS encoding variable surface lipoprotein: MKKSLKKLFIFGSLSPVSLLPLIALSCAKLEKKQDDKSNATNNQKKQDDKSNATNNQNPTPGQQIKAKTTFEVKLNTNENIEFKARFKNFVNQLNQASQSNDDFVNVSVNFLGQSLSKKFTKDEFMQNIFNKVEKFDFTNLKPDIGTEEIFVQFETQSDAKEFETLLQKEFNNFYVTEKWFTNELKNAIDKVIKTKLIKNGKISLDDAKKNNKETEYQAAEKMILDFLKSQNVTLEKDIRITKINQDIRPAWSLNIELTNTKNNIKTKNVKLDFKKPKSDWNDNKINEENRVRTIGAKLANQLSELFDNSFIENLGKTIYLMVLIDDKNVISKVLSEKISKFIVNSLKKVGTFAFLEIKFIDRQANKLVNKIITPLVTKIENAAKNK; encoded by the coding sequence ATGAAAAAATCACTTAAAAAATTATTTATTTTTGGCTCATTGTCGCCAGTATCATTATTGCCACTTATTGCTCTTTCTTGTGCGAAATTAGAGAAAAAGCAAGATGATAAATCTAATGCCACAAATAATCAAAAAAAGCAAGATGATAAATCTAATGCCACAAATAATCAAAATCCAACGCCAGGGCAACAAATTAAAGCTAAAACTACATTTGAGGTTAAGTTAAACACTAATGAAAATATAGAATTTAAAGCTAGATTCAAAAATTTTGTTAATCAATTAAACCAAGCATCACAATCAAATGATGATTTTGTAAATGTATCTGTAAATTTTTTAGGCCAAAGTTTGTCTAAAAAATTTACAAAAGATGAATTCATGCAAAATATATTTAATAAAGTAGAAAAATTCGACTTTACAAATCTTAAACCAGATATTGGAACTGAAGAAATATTTGTGCAATTTGAAACCCAGTCTGATGCTAAAGAATTTGAAACACTACTACAAAAAGAATTTAATAATTTTTATGTAACTGAAAAATGATTTACAAATGAACTTAAAAATGCGATCGATAAAGTAATAAAAACTAAACTTATTAAAAATGGTAAAATATCACTTGATGATGCTAAAAAAAATAATAAAGAAACAGAATATCAAGCAGCAGAAAAAATGATTTTAGATTTTTTAAAATCACAAAATGTAACTCTTGAAAAGGATATTAGAATTACTAAAATTAATCAAGATATTAGGCCCGCTTGGTCATTAAATATTGAACTAACCAACACTAAAAACAATATTAAAACCAAAAATGTTAAATTAGACTTTAAAAAACCAAAATCAGATTGAAATGATAATAAAATCAATGAAGAAAATAGAGTTAGAACAATCGGTGCAAAACTAGCTAATCAACTTTCTGAATTATTTGACAATAGCTTCATTGAAAATTTAGGTAAAACAATTTATTTAATGGTATTAATTGACGATAAAAATGTAATTTCTAAGGTTTTATCGGAAAAAATTTCCAAATTTATTGTTAACAGTCTTAAAAAAGTTGGAACATTTGCATTTTTAGAAATTAAATTCATTGACAGGCAAGCTAATAAATTAGTTAATAAAATTATTACTCCATTAGTAACTAAAATCGAAAATGCTGCAAAAAATAAGTAA
- a CDS encoding DEAD/DEAH box helicase family protein: protein MILSNTQEYAVSELIKRYNDFLNNDQDDNKKIVYFKAPTGSGKTFMMANFIHRMIENNANDGSPHKLIFIIATLSSADLPYQMAQNLLDYKHDLQANYQVIKVNSPSASASQNKRDYDPQLHAEANNVFIFGKSSFGKNRILTEHGIFDAFLDQIRNEDYRLIYIRDEAHYGSNETKTKKDANVEKFESKVSSFASYVIKMTATPDFSHNIVSIDEKEFENDNIKLIKNNLVFNESISDIDIDKIDDMQILELACEKFNEIKDKYADNNKEALNVRPAMLIQVDSENKDQSDEFQQYIANLIKILEKHNLSWVKYFSNDKITSNKLIDSDLKVSLKEISRNGANYDVILFKIGPATGWNIPRACMLVQLRKVASKVLSTQTIGRIRRVPIPMPRYQFDENSIANTYFIYSNHEQVNKSRIQYQLQDEYKNTQFVYGQINIEAIKKQLNSAKYNEQIIKNVFDKKRFLKYQQNYLNDYKKYHFLDGKTSTYGDKVKIDTKITNSIELELYVIGQLNKLRKYLPNELINKMHQLMQDEKSGEYLIDKNMFCYILIKKFLDSIKQNYQNCLEKTVNSTKNQIFEIKESKNLPDKSFITISDNNKDNNIVIKDVNKIKYAYIPIDPSQNSYYFDSKPETAFVKNIKDFLSRSNDNVQLWTKNPLSSNISFEYFDNDDEILASFPDFIFKIKNKNNVKHYLYIEVKNINDYNPEKTKKLIESYKKYIQNWIDSSEYKLFSSEISIAVCFVKSENNDNNYYLIGASTNKEFNNKINLEVPSNLESEIISNPNKYITYENAINIIDDAIKGIELPASLNRTKLQEF, encoded by the coding sequence ATGATTTTATCAAATACCCAAGAATATGCTGTTAGTGAATTAATTAAACGTTATAATGATTTTTTAAATAACGATCAAGATGATAACAAAAAAATTGTTTATTTTAAAGCGCCAACTGGTAGCGGTAAAACCTTTATGATGGCTAATTTTATTCATAGAATGATTGAAAATAATGCTAATGACGGCTCACCACATAAATTGATTTTCATTATTGCTACACTTTCGTCGGCGGATTTGCCTTACCAAATGGCGCAAAACTTACTTGATTATAAACATGATTTACAAGCTAATTATCAAGTTATAAAAGTTAATTCGCCCAGTGCTAGTGCATCGCAAAATAAAAGGGACTATGACCCACAATTGCACGCTGAAGCTAATAATGTATTTATATTTGGTAAATCATCATTTGGTAAAAACCGGATTTTAACTGAACATGGGATATTTGATGCATTTTTAGACCAAATAAGAAATGAAGATTATCGTTTAATTTACATTCGTGACGAGGCACACTATGGCTCAAATGAAACTAAAACTAAAAAAGATGCAAATGTTGAAAAATTTGAGTCTAAAGTTAGTAGTTTTGCAAGTTATGTAATTAAAATGACTGCTACTCCAGATTTTAGTCACAATATTGTCTCTATTGATGAAAAAGAATTTGAAAATGATAATATCAAACTAATTAAAAACAACTTAGTTTTCAATGAATCAATTAGTGATATTGATATTGATAAAATTGATGATATGCAAATTCTTGAGTTAGCTTGCGAAAAGTTTAACGAAATTAAAGATAAATACGCTGATAACAACAAAGAGGCATTAAATGTGCGACCAGCAATGCTTATTCAGGTTGATAGCGAAAATAAAGACCAAAGTGATGAATTTCAACAATACATCGCTAACTTAATTAAAATTTTAGAAAAGCACAATTTAAGTTGGGTTAAATATTTTTCAAATGACAAAATCACATCAAATAAATTAATTGATTCTGATTTAAAAGTTTCATTGAAAGAAATCTCAAGAAATGGTGCTAATTATGATGTTATTTTATTTAAAATTGGCCCAGCAACTGGCTGAAACATACCGCGAGCGTGTATGCTAGTACAACTTAGAAAAGTTGCATCAAAAGTTTTATCAACTCAAACAATTGGTCGTATCAGAAGAGTACCAATTCCAATGCCAAGATATCAATTTGATGAAAATTCAATTGCAAACACTTATTTTATTTATTCAAACCATGAACAAGTAAACAAATCTCGCATCCAATATCAATTGCAAGATGAATACAAAAATACCCAATTTGTTTATGGACAAATCAACATAGAAGCCATTAAAAAACAATTAAATAGCGCGAAATATAATGAGCAAATAATCAAAAATGTTTTTGATAAAAAACGTTTTCTCAAATATCAACAAAACTATTTAAATGATTATAAAAAATATCATTTTTTAGATGGTAAAACTTCAACATACGGTGATAAAGTAAAAATTGATACAAAAATTACTAACTCAATAGAGCTTGAATTATACGTAATTGGTCAATTAAATAAATTAAGAAAATACTTACCAAATGAATTGATAAATAAAATGCATCAGTTAATGCAGGACGAAAAAAGTGGTGAATATTTAATTGATAAAAATATGTTTTGTTACATTCTTATCAAAAAATTTCTTGATAGCATCAAACAAAACTATCAAAATTGTTTAGAAAAAACAGTAAATTCAACAAAAAATCAAATTTTTGAAATTAAAGAAAGCAAAAATTTACCTGATAAAAGTTTTATAACTATTTCTGATAACAATAAAGATAATAATATTGTTATTAAAGATGTAAACAAAATCAAGTACGCTTACATCCCAATTGATCCAAGTCAAAATAGTTACTATTTTGATTCAAAACCTGAGACTGCTTTTGTTAAAAACATTAAAGATTTTCTATCTAGAAGTAATGACAATGTTCAATTATGAACTAAAAACCCACTATCTAGCAATATTTCATTTGAGTACTTTGACAATGATGATGAGATTTTAGCTTCATTTCCCGACTTTATTTTTAAAATAAAAAATAAAAACAATGTTAAACATTATTTATATATCGAAGTTAAAAATATTAATGATTACAACCCTGAAAAAACAAAGAAATTAATTGAATCTTATAAAAAATATATTCAAAATTGAATCGATTCAAGTGAATATAAATTGTTTAGTAGTGAAATTAGCATTGCTGTTTGCTTTGTTAAAAGCGAAAATAATGATAACAATTATTACTTAATAGGCGCAAGCACTAATAAAGAATTTAACAACAAAATCAATTTAGAAGTACCATCAAATTTAGAAAGTGAAATTATAAGTAATCCAAATAAATACATTACATATGAAAACGCCATAAATATAATTGATGATGCTATCAAAGGAATTGAATTACCCGCATCCCTGAATCGCACAAAGCTTCAAGAATTTTAG
- a CDS encoding MAG4530 family protein — translation MILEDKIHLIHQFKLIKEKLYSQYILLFISFIFLPIMAFFGLVAIIDPSFYGHSFPQDSNKSSGYFVIPIIFILLFWACFYGFIKTMSIIMINKYFEFNIFRALKWFKIYLIINFHYDIFKMISAKNSTSDKLNTNLISFFDSKGLVLHGSGSINFAYNDFWRKNNDLDFASASNETKYIDAKSLENLEEKFKDFAASKYQYNNIKIEVLYSKYIPKSFITAKKNIKIPNINFMIAMKMHQILQLYLVNNDDKISKLDYEVKIKNSYIDLAFLLSKNNYWNYKKITEAFSYLYLSNYFLQFYLNKNIFDFSKPQNTEKFLEFVKLNNSKNINFSEVYLFIRNFVKLIDKNIFVKNIGDGINKIIENKHSLYDKFINEPKLNKNNFSSLKWTFANEYEKNVFLNKYYKNIDVQNPIVNSFLNELNGADNNMLDVRKILLYELNQKMELVYESKQ, via the coding sequence ATGATACTAGAAGACAAAATTCATTTAATTCATCAGTTTAAATTAATTAAGGAAAAACTTTATTCTCAATATATTCTCTTGTTTATATCTTTTATCTTTTTACCGATAATGGCTTTTTTTGGACTAGTAGCTATTATTGATCCCTCTTTTTATGGTCACTCTTTTCCACAAGATTCCAACAAAAGTAGCGGTTATTTTGTGATACCTATAATATTTATTCTTTTGTTTTGAGCATGCTTTTATGGTTTTATCAAAACCATGTCTATTATCATGATTAACAAATATTTTGAATTCAATATTTTTAGAGCACTAAAATGATTTAAGATTTATCTTATCATTAATTTTCACTATGATATTTTCAAAATGATTAGTGCAAAAAATAGCACAAGTGATAAATTAAATACAAATTTAATTTCCTTTTTTGATTCTAAAGGTTTAGTTCTCCATGGTAGTGGTTCAATAAATTTTGCTTATAATGACTTTTGAAGAAAAAATAATGATCTAGACTTCGCTTCTGCTTCAAATGAGACAAAATACATTGATGCTAAGTCGCTTGAAAATCTTGAAGAAAAATTCAAAGATTTTGCTGCTAGCAAATATCAGTACAACAATATAAAAATTGAAGTTTTATACTCAAAATACATTCCTAAAAGCTTTATTACTGCAAAAAAGAATATTAAGATTCCAAATATAAATTTCATGATCGCTATGAAAATGCACCAAATACTTCAATTATATTTAGTAAATAATGACGATAAAATATCCAAATTAGATTACGAAGTCAAAATTAAGAATTCTTATATTGATTTAGCATTTTTGTTAAGCAAAAATAATTATTGAAACTATAAAAAAATTACAGAAGCGTTTTCGTATTTGTATTTGTCTAATTATTTCTTACAATTTTATTTGAATAAAAATATTTTTGATTTCTCAAAGCCACAAAACACTGAAAAATTTTTGGAATTCGTCAAGTTAAACAATTCAAAAAACATTAATTTTTCAGAAGTGTATTTATTCATTAGAAATTTTGTTAAGTTAATAGATAAAAATATTTTTGTAAAAAATATTGGTGATGGAATTAATAAGATCATTGAAAATAAACATTCTTTATATGATAAATTTATTAATGAACCTAAATTAAACAAAAACAATTTTTCATCTCTAAAATGAACTTTTGCTAATGAGTATGAAAAGAATGTTTTTTTAAATAAGTACTACAAAAATATAGATGTACAAAATCCAATAGTTAATTCCTTTTTGAATGAATTAAATGGCGCAGACAACAATATGCTCGATGTTAGAAAAATTTTATTATATGAATTGAATCAAAAAATGGAGCTAGTTTATGAATCGAAACAATAA
- the rpsG gene encoding 30S ribosomal protein S7, producing MSRKKQAPIRHVLVDPVFKSKLITKAINTVMLDGKKVTAQNILYSAFKIVGQKTGKDAFEVFQEAIKNITPQTEVRSRRVGGTNYQVPVEVSARRQQTLSLRWLIQFARKRNEKTMDVRLANEIIDAFNKTGGAFKKKEDTHKMAESNRAFAHFKW from the coding sequence ATGTCACGTAAAAAACAAGCCCCTATTAGACATGTATTAGTTGATCCAGTATTTAAATCTAAATTAATTACAAAAGCAATTAATACCGTTATGCTTGATGGTAAAAAAGTCACAGCACAAAATATTTTATATTCCGCTTTTAAAATTGTCGGACAAAAAACTGGAAAAGACGCTTTTGAGGTCTTTCAAGAAGCTATTAAAAACATTACTCCACAAACTGAAGTTCGCTCCCGCCGTGTTGGTGGAACTAACTATCAAGTACCAGTTGAAGTTTCAGCTCGTAGACAACAAACTTTATCACTTCGTTGATTAATTCAATTTGCACGTAAAAGAAATGAAAAAACAATGGATGTTAGATTAGCAAACGAAATTATTGATGCTTTTAACAAAACAGGTGGAGCATTCAAGAAAAAAGAAGATACACATAAAATGGCTGAGTCTAACAGAGCATTTGCTCACTTTAAATGGTAG
- a CDS encoding IS30 family transposase — MEQASNFVGIQSRSIKKRFKDIELEFKYGYSKYQKSCPFCFSKLKGKLIRVISVDKFIELLDNRHLFKITPYKEKIKHRWKEIKELYLQKNSYYIKNRHYLDPNQKAVKESVQNILNQYSTANNSNNKYKQKRKISVSSFYRFISIMGTKQIPIDILPYKSIGKGKNLKVVKHDTKKKSIGKIITLRPESINKRLNDNDYEMDTVVGKTTDKYVILTLINRKTRMFYFTFTKRNATSVKENLYKIIIENNLKIDTLTIDNGSENYKIDELKEIAQIYHCHPYSSYEKGSIENCHKLLRRFIPKGKSIDKYLEYDTKNIFNLINSYARKLGGDSSITSAFIIHNQSQKINLLLKR; from the coding sequence ATAGAGCAAGCGAGCAATTTTGTTGGTATTCAATCTAGGTCAATTAAAAAAAGATTTAAAGATATTGAACTTGAATTTAAATATGGGTATAGTAAATATCAAAAATCATGTCCGTTTTGTTTTTCAAAACTTAAAGGCAAACTAATTCGCGTAATAAGTGTTGATAAATTCATTGAATTATTAGATAATAGGCACTTGTTTAAAATAACACCATACAAGGAAAAAATAAAACATCGTTGAAAAGAAATTAAAGAACTTTACTTGCAAAAGAATTCTTATTACATAAAAAATAGACACTATTTAGACCCAAATCAAAAAGCTGTCAAGGAATCAGTACAAAACATTTTAAACCAATATTCAACAGCAAATAATAGCAATAATAAATATAAACAAAAGAGGAAAATATCAGTGTCTTCATTTTACCGATTCATTAGTATTATGGGGACAAAACAAATTCCAATTGATATTTTACCTTACAAGTCAATTGGAAAAGGAAAGAACTTAAAAGTTGTAAAACATGATACTAAAAAGAAATCCATTGGAAAAATAATTACGTTGCGTCCTGAGTCAATAAACAAACGATTGAATGACAACGACTATGAAATGGACACTGTTGTTGGCAAAACAACTGACAAGTATGTAATTTTAACATTGATAAATAGAAAAACCAGAATGTTTTACTTCACATTCACCAAAAGAAATGCAACATCAGTAAAGGAAAATTTATACAAAATTATCATTGAAAATAACTTAAAAATTGACACACTAACAATAGATAATGGTAGTGAAAATTACAAAATAGATGAATTGAAAGAAATTGCTCAAATCTATCATTGTCATCCATATTCTTCATATGAAAAAGGAAGTATTGAGAATTGTCACAAGCTTCTTCGAAGGTTTATTCCAAAAGGTAAATCAATAGATAAATACTTAGAATATGACACAAAAAACATATTCAATTTAATCAATTCTTATGCCCGAAAACTTGGTGGCGATTCATCAATAACTTCTGCATTCATAATACATAATCAATCACAAAAAATAAATCTACTATTGAAAAGATAA